A DNA window from Hordeum vulgare subsp. vulgare chromosome 1H, MorexV3_pseudomolecules_assembly, whole genome shotgun sequence contains the following coding sequences:
- the LOC123409769 gene encoding uncharacterized protein LOC123409769, which translates to MGNCRSSSCALLGKAHVVPDTEWRIQDFGKTHVPSFEWRIQDFSSLLKTGAKRATSGAFHCSGYNWFLQVIPMHKEAGSETPYVALRLVPSQLSLVPGHTVHAVYELSIYNHSKGMYCGCKASYNFDFKNTYSKEQCLIPLHELLKSSAFLVDDSCVFAVEILKIDVSSPEKKAVVVQKKATIVQNLFVQKKGFAKGTYTWTMNNFLELDLKHFAKSPTFEVGGHKWYIGMYPRGDKYSTDCLSLYLFLDASDEHHLESKKVVIMTMSILDQKNGKHFTGTSDLWVCGESWGWPNFFGLKNFKDPSGGYVVGSSCIVKADLTIVGSSNDG; encoded by the exons ATGGGCAACTGCAGGAGCTCAT CTTGTGCACTCCTAGGAAAGGCCCATGTTGTTCCGGATACAGAATGGAGGATTCAGGACTTTGGAAAGACCCATGTTCCTAGTTTTGAATGGAGGATTCAGGACTTCTCGTCACTGCTTAAGACTGGAGCTAAGAGAGCAACATCTGGTGCTTTTCACTGCTCTGGGTATAACTG GTTCCTGCAAGTGATTCCAATGCATAAAGAAGCTGGTTCTGAAACTCCATATGTTGCTCTTCGTCTTGTGCCATCCCAGCTAAGCTTGGTGCCAGGTCACACGGTGCACGCGGTGTATGAGTTGTCAATATACAACCATTCAAAAGGAATGTACTGTGGATGCAAAG CTAGCTACAACTTTGATTTCAAGAATACCTACTCGAAGGAGCAGTGCTTGATTCCTCTTCACGAGCTACTGAAATCATCTGCTTTTCTAGTTGATGATAGCTGTGTCTTTGCTGTGGAGATATTAAAGATTGATGTCTCCTCTCCTGAAAAGAAAGCTGTTGTGGTTCAGAAGAAGGCTACCATAGTTCAGAACCTATTTGTCCAGAAGAAGGGATTCGCCAAAGGAACATACACTTGGACCATGAACAATTTCCTTGAATTGGACTTGAAGCACTTTGCCAAATCTCCTACATTTGAAGTTGGCGGACATAAATG GTACATTGGCATGTATCCCCGTGGTGACAAGTACAGCACTGATTGCCTCAGCTTGTACTTATTCCTGGATGCCTCGGATGAGCACCATCTCGAGTCCAAGAAGGTGGTTATAATGACTATGTCCATCTTAGACCAAAAGAATGGGAAACACTTCACTGGGACTTCAG ATCTCTGGGTTTGTGGAGAATCATGGGGATGGCCTAACTTCTTTGGACTAAAGAATTTCAAGGACCCGTCGGGAGGCTATGTTGTAGGATCCAGCTGCATTGTGAAGGCAGATCTCACTATCGTTGGTTCATCCAATGATGGCTAG